Proteins co-encoded in one Salvia splendens isolate huo1 chromosome 4, SspV2, whole genome shotgun sequence genomic window:
- the LOC121798537 gene encoding uncharacterized protein LOC121798537: protein MQILQWLLKIPEQEPPKIASNSTKKECDHEEKKVMPKELVILVSKRRKHVPKSKVSCENLILLRFFHQTLNLKGLGAFKGYQNPLQKKPKTSKKKTSENKVLPLGEPWSRTDSSSNHVAGSDKTKKKKKAVSRMKELLKWATTAKVLNSKKEGVIGSKQVGAVKDDVEESPKISFIIDMEDAAEAGIGNWITSDSEFVVLEL from the exons ATGCAG ATCCTTCAGTGGCTGTTGAAGATACCAGAGCAAGAACCTCCAAAAATAGCATCAAATTCAACTAAAAAGGAATGTGATCATGAGg AAAAAAAAGTAATGCCTAAAGAGTTAGTGATATTGGTGAGCAAGCGGAGAAAACACGTGCCGAAGAGCAAAGTGAGCTGCGAAAATTTGATTCTTCTCCGTTTCTTCCACCAAACACTTAACCTCAAGGGACTAGGAGCCTTCAAGGGATACCAAAATCCATTGCAGAAGAAGCCGAAGACGTCGAAGAAGAAGACATCAGAAAACAAGGTTTTACCTCTTGGCGAGCCTTGGTCGAGAACCGACAGCAGCAGCAATCATGTCGCTGGTTCGGACAAgacaaagaagaaaaagaaagcaGTTTCGAGGATGAAGGAGTTACTCAAATGGGCTACCACTGCCAAG GTTTTGAATTCGAAGAAAGAAGGTGTAATTGGTTCAAAGCAGGTGGGGGCGGTGAAGGATGACGTGGAAGAGTCTCCAAAGATCAGTTTTATAATAGATATGGAGGATGCAGCTGAAGCTGGAATTGGAAACTGGATCACCTCTGATTCTGAAT TTGTGGTGCTCGAATTGTGA
- the LOC121798534 gene encoding RNA-binding protein FUS-like produces the protein MDRYNKVQKPKPDSPVNENQIRITSQGFVRNYLTYASTLLQDRQVKEIVLKAMGQAINKTVAIAEILKRRVPQLHQDTAISSVSITDTFEPIEEGLQIVEQTRHVSMISITLSNKELNQNSPGYQGPSNADHQTKQQYSNYKPQQQHQPPRQALANYNAGNGDTYGRGRDRGRGRGRDWHRGGYSNYQENGGYSGGYNGGYSNSENGGYSGGYSNPGGYNGGYSNPGGYSGGYSNWGQGGSRGGWGGGYCGAVSGRGRGGGGRGYGSRGRGGMGGRATPRGGGNQA, from the exons ATGGATAGATACAACAAGGTGCAGAAGCCGAAGCCTGATTCTCCAGTTAACGAGAATCAGATCCGTATCACGTCTCAAGGCTTTGTTCGTAACTACCTCACCTATGCCTCCACCCTTCTTCAG GATAGACAAGTAAAAGAGATTGTCTTAAAGGCAATGGGTCAGGCGATAAACAAAACGGTGGCTATTGCAGAAATCTTAAAG AGAAGAGTTCCCCAGCTCCATCAGGACACTGCAATCAGCTCAGTCAGCATAACTGATACATTTGAACCCATTGAAGAGGGCCTTCAGAT TGTGGAGCAGACTCGGCATGTGTCCATGATTTCAATTACTCTGTCGAATAAAGAGCTTAACCAGAACTCTCCTGG GTATCAAGGTCCATCTAATGCGGATCATCAAACTAAACAGCAGTACAGCAACTATAAGCCACAGCAACAACATCAACCTCCTAGACAAGCACTTGCAAATTATAATGCTGGTAATGGAG ATACTTATGGACGAGGAAGAGACCGTGGTAGAGGGAGGGGACGAGATTGGCACAGAGGTGGATATTCAAACTACCAAG AAAATGGTGGGTATTCAGGTGGCTATAATGGAGGCTATTCTAATTCAG AAAACGGTGGATATTCAGGTGGCTATTCTAATCCTGGTGGCTATAATGGTGGCTATTCTAATCCAGGTGGCTATTCTGGTGGATATTCTAATTGGGGCCAGGGTGGAAGCCGTGGAGGTTGGGGTGGAGGCTATTGTG GTGCTGTATCTGGAAGGGGTAGAGGTGGAGGTGGCAGAGGTTATGGCAGCCGTGGGCGTGGAGGGATGGGTGGCCGTGCAACTCCTAGGGGTGGCGGCAACCAAGCATAG
- the LOC121798536 gene encoding vesicle-associated membrane protein 722-like: protein MGQQSLIYSFVARGTVILAEYTEFTGNFTGIAAQCLQKLPASNNKFTYNCDGHTFNYLVEDGFTYCVVAVESVGRQIPIAFLERIKEDFTKKYGGGKAATAVANSLNKEFGSKLKEQMQYCVDHPDEISKLAKVKAQVSEVKGVMMENIEKVLDRGEKIELLVDKTENLRSQAQDFRTQGTKMRRKMWLQNMKIKLIVLAIIIALILIIVLSVCGGFNCSNK from the exons ATGGGGCAGCAGTCGTTGATCTACAGCTTCGTGGCGCGCGGCACCGTGATCCTGGCCGAGTACACTGAGTTTACCGGCAACTTCACCGGAATTGCCGCGCAGTGTCTCCAGAAACTCCCGGCCTCTAACAACAAGTTCACCTACAACTGCGACGGCCATACTTTCAATTACCTCGTTGAGGATGGATTCA CATATTGTGTTGTGGCTGTTGAATCTGTTGGAAGACAGATTCCTATTGCATTTCTTGAGCGAATCAAGGAGGATTTTACCAAGAAATATGGTGGAGGAAAGGCTGCTACAGCTGTTGCCAACAGCCTGAATAAAGAGTTTGG GTCCAAATTGAAAGAGCAAATGCAGTACTGTGTTGATCACCCAGACGAGATCAGTAAACTTGCGAAGGTGAAAGCTCAAGTTTCAGAAGTTAAAGGAGTTATGATGGAAAACATTGAAAAG GTGCTTGATCGCGGAGAGAAAATTGAACTCCTTGTTGATAAAACTGAGAATCTTCGTTCCCAG GCTCAAGATTTTAGGACACAGGGAACTAAGATGAGAAGAAAGATGTGGCTGCAGAATATGAAGATAAAGCTTATTGTTCTTGCCATTATCATTGCCTTGATCTTAATCATAGTTCTATCAGTGTGTGGTGGATTCAATTGCAGTAATAAGTAA
- the LOC121798538 gene encoding guanine nucleotide-binding protein-like NSN1: MVKKSKKSKSKRVPLRKKYKIIRKVKEHEKKKTKEAKKLGINKRPKVEKDPGIPNDWPFKEQELKALEVRRQRAIDDLEAKKAARKERAKKRKLGLSEDEVVKGGEEGMNVNPTSVIRKADNPDRAFYKELVKVIEASDVILEVLDARDPLGTRCVDMEKMVLSAGLVKHLVLVLNKIDLVPREAAEKWLTYLREELPAVAFKCSTQKQKSNLGRKSTPKAGKGGKASNLLQTSDCLGAETLTKLLKNYSRSHEIKKSITVGIVGLPNVGKSSIVNRLKKSHVVDVGATPGLTRTMQEVHLDKNIKLLYCPGLAMLTSAANDASIALRNCKRIEKLDDPIGPVKEILKICPDNVLVTLYKIPSFDSVDDFLEKVATVRGKLKKGGGVDVDATARIILHDWNEGKIPYYTMPPTRNADEPSKVRIVTELRKEFNVDEVYGSETTFIGTLKSMNDFNPVEVPSNSPLNFDMVMLEDKEEAPQGSDEDQPMGSGEEDDQGDAKEGTAVNTKRRKADAKRRIKDNNQPSTMEHDGNDDYDFKIDYVKEAAMETGDEVEANEVNNNKLDLPSRVELDKE; encoded by the exons ATGGTGAAGAAGAGCAAAA AGAGCAAGAGCAAGAGGGTGCCGCTGAGGAAGAAATACAAGATCATACGCAAGGTGAAGGAGCACGAGAAGAAGAAAACCAAAGAGGCCAAGAAATTGGGGATCAACAAAAGGCCCAAAGTTGAAAAGGATCCCGGCATCCCCAACGATTGGCCTTTCAAGGAGCAGGAGCTCAAGGCTCTCGAGGTCCGCCGCCAACGCGCAATTGACGACCTCGAGGCAAAGAAAGCCGCTCGTAAGGAGAGG GCTAAGAAGAGAAAATTGGGGCTTTCGGAGGATGAAGTAGTCAAAGGGGGAGAGGAGGGGATGAATGTGAATCCCACTAGTGTTATTCGGAAAGCAG ATAATCCGGATAGAGCTTTCTACAAGGAGTTAGTGAAAGTCATTGAGGCTTCTGATGTCATATTGGAGGTACTTGATGCTCGTGATCCCCTTGGTACTCGCTGTGTTGACATGGAAAAGATGGTATTGAGTGCAGGGCTTGTTAAGCATCTTGTTCTCGTCCTAAATAAAATAG ATCTTGTTCCTCGGGAGGCTGCTGAGAAGTGGCTCACATACCTTAGGGAGGAGTTACCGGCAGTTGCCTTTAAGTGCAGCACTCAGAAACAGAAGTCAAATCTTGGACGAAAATCAACTCCAAAGGCTGGTAAGGGTGGAAAGGCTAGCAATCTTCTGCAAACCAGTGATTGCCTAGGAGCTGAAACTCTTACTAAACTGCTGAAAAACTACTCAAGAAGTCACGAG ATCAAGAAATCTATTACTGTTGGGATTGTAGGACTCCCCAATGTTGGTAAAAGTAGTATAGTTAATAGATTGAAAAAATCTCATGTTGTCGATGTTGGAGCAACTCCGGGGTTGACAAGAACTATGCAAGAGGTTCATCTGgataaaaacattaaattatTGTACTGCCCTGGTCTGGCAATGCTTACGTCTGCAGCAAATGATGCTTCAATTGCTCTTCGGAATTGCAAAAGAATTGAAAAATTGGATGATCCAATTGGTCCTG TTAAGGAAATCCTAAAGATTTGTCCAGATAATGTATTGGTAACTCTTTACAAGATCCCGAGTTTTGATTCTGTTGACGacttccttgagaaggttgctACAGTTCGGGGAAAGCTCAAAAAGGGTGGTGGTGTGGATGTTGATGCTACTGCTAGGATCATTTTGCACGACTGGAATGAAG GTAAAATTCCATATTATACCATGCCTCCCACGAGGAATGCAGATGAGCCTTCCAAGGTAAGGATTGTCACTGAACTCAGGAAGGAGTTTAATGTAGATGAAGTTTATGGCAGTGAAACAACCTTTATTGGCACTTTGAAATCCATGAATGATTTCAATCCAGTTGAAGTTCCTTCAAATTCCCCTTTGAATTTTGATATGGTGATGCTCGAG GACAAAGAAGAAGCACCCCAGGGCAGTGATGAAGATCAGCCCATGGGATCTGGAGAAGAAGACGACCAAGGTGATGCCAAGGAAGGCACAGCAGTAAATACAAAGAGGAGAAAAGCAGATGCGAAAAGGCGGATAAAGGACAACAATCAGCCATCTACAATGGAACATGATGGCAACGATGATTATGACTTCAAGATTGACTACGTGAAGGAGGCAGCCATGGAAACTGGAGATGAGGTTGAAGCAAATGAAGTTAACAACAACAAACTCGACTTACCTTCTAGAGTAGAGTTGGACAAGGAATGA